The following proteins are co-located in the Haloterrigena turkmenica DSM 5511 genome:
- a CDS encoding orc1/cdc6 family replication initiation protein: MADGNDQQSLSQSIKGRLQEGVQNSVFREKALLDPDTVIDEDRIVGRDQQLDDIITYLRPILQSNRPPNMLLYGPSGTGKSLIINAVCEQVSDLATAQDIQFGVVQINCQTIKSHDRAVYRLVENAAAEAGVAAEIPESGISTDQKLRRFYELLSEYFDSVIIILDEVDLLVGRQRDPNDEPAYSKLLYQLSRASQLGRIEGDISVAALTNDPRFMENLDGRAESSFNPQDVVFPDYDANQLQAILDRRRDAYRDDVLEDGIIPLSSAFAAQDHGDARKAIDLFRKAGELADRQGEETVREEHVRDAQKEAERDRTLTQMQGLSTQKKLSLYATAIVPVYSNRNLNAVPSTVAFRLYQYIAELLDADQKSRDSYLRYMTEAETYNFVTSEKRGRGYGSGVHKEYTFVDDPSVVAETLQEDIRLEEIENNEELIESVVNAQINDFFEGN; this comes from the coding sequence ATGGCTGATGGCAACGACCAACAGTCTCTCTCGCAGTCTATCAAAGGTCGTCTTCAGGAGGGGGTACAAAACTCCGTCTTTCGAGAGAAGGCGTTGCTCGATCCCGACACCGTTATCGATGAGGATCGAATCGTCGGTCGTGATCAACAACTGGACGATATCATTACGTATCTCCGGCCGATCCTCCAGAGCAATCGCCCGCCGAACATGCTTCTCTACGGTCCGTCAGGAACCGGAAAGTCGCTGATCATCAACGCCGTCTGCGAACAGGTTTCCGATCTCGCGACGGCCCAGGATATCCAGTTCGGCGTCGTCCAGATCAACTGTCAGACGATCAAATCCCACGACCGTGCTGTTTACCGACTCGTCGAAAACGCAGCGGCCGAAGCCGGCGTCGCAGCCGAGATTCCCGAGAGCGGCATCTCCACCGATCAGAAACTCCGTCGGTTCTACGAACTGCTGAGCGAGTACTTCGATTCAGTGATCATCATCCTCGACGAGGTCGATCTCCTCGTCGGCCGACAGCGGGATCCGAACGACGAACCCGCCTACTCGAAACTCCTCTATCAACTCTCTCGAGCCTCGCAACTCGGTCGAATCGAGGGCGATATCTCCGTCGCCGCGCTGACGAACGATCCGCGATTCATGGAGAATCTCGACGGCCGAGCGGAGAGTTCGTTCAATCCGCAGGACGTGGTCTTTCCGGACTACGACGCGAACCAGCTGCAGGCGATCCTGGACCGACGCCGCGACGCGTATCGCGACGACGTCCTCGAGGACGGGATCATCCCGCTCAGCTCCGCGTTTGCGGCCCAGGATCACGGGGACGCCCGGAAAGCGATCGATCTCTTCCGAAAAGCGGGCGAACTGGCGGATCGGCAGGGCGAGGAGACGGTTCGCGAGGAGCACGTTCGCGACGCACAGAAGGAAGCCGAGCGCGATCGAACGCTCACGCAGATGCAGGGACTTTCGACCCAAAAGAAACTCTCCCTCTATGCGACGGCGATCGTTCCGGTCTATTCGAACCGGAATCTCAACGCTGTCCCCAGCACCGTGGCGTTCCGCCTCTATCAGTATATCGCGGAGCTCCTGGATGCAGACCAGAAATCACGCGACTCGTATCTCCGGTATATGACCGAAGCAGAGACGTACAACTTCGTCACGTCGGAGAAGCGCGGCCGCGGCTACGGAAGTGGCGTCCACAAGGAGTACACCTTCGTGGACGACCCGTCGGTGGTCGCGGAAACGCTGCAGGAGGATATTCGCCTCGAGGAGATCGAGAACAACGAGGAACTGATCGAGTCCGTCGTCAATGCGCAGATCAACGACTTCTTCGAAGGGAACTGA
- a CDS encoding ParA family protein, with protein sequence MNDTTSEPRAVSVVILKGGVGKSTTSMNLARQLAERGPTLYADLDPNGHATNGLGFEDAYQGEINLGDVILEGTATPHDLIRPTDHGFDLLPSSDTLEDVEKDLAGAMQGSARIKSKIVDPLLGDEYEYVVFDCPAYPGMLNNNALVATGNVVIPIEPGSSAIGGYKRTMERLIEPAREYIDVDVLAVVPNKLSDRIDQQTEDRELIENLNTATYEVNPGQPLQEAVPEFARITAEEFDAIDAGEMSAPKPGIRHRSALSRSLQHNQPLQDYDPENDQIPCYEQLAEIVAAGGIDR encoded by the coding sequence ATGAACGATACAACGTCCGAGCCACGCGCTGTAAGCGTGGTCATCCTAAAAGGCGGCGTCGGCAAATCAACGACCTCGATGAATCTCGCGCGCCAGCTCGCCGAGCGCGGACCGACCCTCTACGCTGACCTCGACCCGAACGGTCACGCGACGAACGGGCTCGGCTTCGAGGATGCATACCAGGGAGAGATCAATCTCGGGGACGTCATCCTCGAGGGGACGGCGACCCCCCACGACCTGATCCGACCGACCGACCACGGGTTCGATCTCCTCCCGTCGTCGGATACCCTCGAGGATGTCGAGAAAGACCTCGCGGGCGCGATGCAGGGATCGGCGCGGATCAAGTCGAAGATCGTCGATCCGCTGCTGGGCGACGAGTACGAGTACGTGGTCTTCGACTGCCCGGCGTATCCGGGGATGCTCAACAACAACGCCCTCGTCGCCACCGGGAACGTCGTGATCCCGATCGAACCGGGTTCGAGCGCGATCGGCGGCTACAAGCGAACGATGGAGCGGCTGATCGAGCCGGCTCGAGAGTATATCGACGTCGACGTCCTCGCCGTCGTCCCGAACAAGCTCTCCGATCGGATCGACCAACAGACCGAGGATCGGGAACTCATCGAGAACCTGAACACGGCGACCTACGAGGTCAATCCCGGACAGCCCCTCCAGGAGGCGGTACCGGAGTTCGCCCGGATCACGGCCGAGGAGTTCGATGCGATCGACGCCGGCGAGATGAGCGCGCCGAAGCCGGGCATCCGTCACCGGTCGGCGCTGTCGCGATCCTTACAGCACAATCAACCGCTCCAGGATTACGACCCGGAGAACGACCAGATTCCCTGCTACGAACAGCTCGCCGAAATCGTCGCCGCCGGAGGGATCGATCGATGA
- a CDS encoding PadR family transcriptional regulator, with the protein MYDLTGFQRDLLYVIAGQEEPHGLAIKEELENYYEKEIHHGRLYPNLDTLVDKGLVEKGTKDRRTNVYSVTRRGTRELEARRDWENQYVDLD; encoded by the coding sequence ATGTACGATCTCACGGGATTCCAGCGTGACCTGTTGTACGTGATCGCCGGTCAGGAGGAACCGCACGGACTCGCTATCAAGGAGGAACTCGAGAACTACTACGAGAAGGAAATCCACCACGGCCGTCTCTATCCGAACCTGGATACGCTCGTCGACAAGGGACTGGTCGAGAAGGGGACCAAGGACCGACGGACCAACGTCTACTCGGTCACGCGACGCGGCACGCGAGAACTCGAGGCGCGACGAGACTGGGAGAATCAGTACGTCGATCTCGACTGA
- the lrp gene encoding HTH-type transcriptional regulator Lrp, translated as MAYENLDEDLVNELLNDGRASLRSLAEELDVSVTTISNHLSALEDEGVIQGYTPIIDYDALGYDVTAVMQLKGEGNALPKITETLKDHDQMISVYEVTGDYDIIAIGKFKDTDDMNDQIKQLITDPDINQSNTSIVLNAVSENEQFELETDDE; from the coding sequence ATGGCCTACGAAAACTTGGATGAAGACTTAGTGAACGAACTATTGAACGATGGACGTGCAAGCCTTCGGAGCCTCGCCGAAGAGCTCGACGTCTCCGTCACGACCATCTCGAACCACCTCTCCGCCCTCGAGGACGAGGGGGTCATTCAGGGGTACACGCCCATCATCGACTACGACGCGCTCGGCTACGACGTCACCGCGGTCATGCAGCTCAAAGGCGAGGGGAACGCGCTACCGAAAATCACCGAGACGCTGAAGGACCACGATCAGATGATCTCGGTCTACGAGGTCACCGGTGACTACGACATCATCGCGATCGGCAAGTTCAAAGACACTGACGACATGAACGACCAGATCAAGCAACTGATCACCGATCCCGACATCAATCAGTCGAACACGAGTATCGTTCTCAATGCCGTCTCGGAGAACGAACAGTTCGAACTCGAGACCGACGACGAGTAA
- a CDS encoding dienelactone hydrolase family protein, with product MDAPERDDTRDAILDCLGSFPDRPDPAVETISVMTADGFERRLLEYAVEPDERSRAYLLVPDDIDGQRPGILAVHPHAGEFDVGKSDPAGLSETEPYHYGAELCRRGYVVCCPDLLAFEDRRPSERERAAGTAPTGADYEKFVAMDRLLRGSSLQTKYLSDLVATLDVLTAHDQVTSEALGVIGHSLGGQEAAWLSWFDDRIDAAVVSSGVAKLAAVQREQITHNFALYVPDLLTVGDMKDVLADIAPRSLLVTHGTDDHIFPPESVRDLADVVSEAYADADALERFETLFFDGGHEFSTEVRSSSYDWLDQQLGR from the coding sequence ATGGACGCTCCTGAGAGAGACGACACTCGAGACGCGATCCTCGATTGCCTCGGTTCGTTCCCCGACCGACCCGATCCGGCCGTCGAAACCATCTCGGTCATGACCGCCGACGGCTTCGAGCGCCGACTCCTCGAGTACGCCGTCGAACCGGACGAACGGAGTCGAGCGTATCTACTCGTCCCCGACGATATCGACGGGCAGCGGCCCGGAATTCTCGCCGTGCACCCGCACGCGGGCGAGTTCGACGTCGGGAAATCGGATCCCGCCGGGCTGAGCGAGACGGAGCCGTACCACTACGGCGCCGAACTCTGCCGGCGCGGGTACGTCGTCTGCTGTCCGGACCTGCTCGCCTTCGAGGACCGACGGCCGTCCGAGCGCGAACGAGCGGCCGGGACGGCGCCCACGGGTGCCGACTACGAGAAGTTCGTCGCGATGGATCGCCTGCTACGCGGCTCTTCGCTCCAGACGAAGTACCTCTCGGATCTCGTCGCCACGCTCGACGTCCTCACGGCCCACGACCAGGTCACCTCCGAGGCGTTGGGCGTGATCGGCCACTCGCTGGGCGGTCAGGAAGCCGCCTGGCTCTCGTGGTTCGATGATCGCATCGACGCCGCGGTCGTCTCGAGCGGTGTGGCCAAACTCGCCGCCGTCCAGCGCGAGCAAATCACCCACAACTTCGCGCTCTACGTGCCCGACCTCCTGACGGTTGGTGACATGAAAGACGTCTTAGCGGACATCGCGCCGCGCTCACTGCTGGTTACCCACGGCACCGACGATCACATCTTCCCGCCCGAATCGGTCCGCGACCTCGCCGACGTCGTCTCCGAGGCCTACGCCGATGCTGATGCCCTGGAGCGATTCGAGACGCTGTTTTTCGACGGCGGTCACGAGTTCTCCACGGAAGTCCGCTCGAGTTCCTACGACTGGTTGGATCAGCAACTCGGTCGGTAG
- a CDS encoding DUF7260 family protein, which yields MTSSGPAFGRPTGGGHGTALVASSLAIGGYFPAATRAVEREREQLQRECEAFDRFASTVKSITVQTDSRDGVSTVLVGNTTATGSNVSDVRDAYRATVMDVDHYESEYGEELYENMTLELSENVASAVANGYQFSQPLKQAVIQQSRLATSRRESLLDAVDAERDALERSRNRLREIDETVAEDSTGTEDDSTDAVDRESDSPLSTYTLTELFEYERRLQRCLSRYEQLHRDRQHEIHSNDASRSKTGYPFLQLYLYESLEADFPVLAAVTERCERLRARRDAVRRAITYR from the coding sequence GTGACGAGCAGCGGGCCGGCTTTCGGGCGACCGACCGGAGGCGGTCACGGAACGGCGCTAGTTGCCAGTTCGCTTGCGATCGGCGGCTATTTTCCCGCGGCGACCAGGGCCGTCGAGCGGGAACGCGAGCAACTGCAACGGGAGTGCGAGGCGTTCGACCGGTTCGCGTCGACGGTGAAATCGATCACCGTACAGACCGATAGCAGGGACGGCGTCTCCACGGTTCTCGTCGGAAACACCACTGCGACCGGGAGCAACGTCAGCGACGTCCGAGACGCCTACCGGGCCACCGTCATGGACGTCGATCACTACGAGAGCGAGTACGGAGAGGAACTCTACGAGAACATGACGCTGGAACTGTCCGAAAACGTCGCGTCGGCCGTCGCGAACGGCTACCAGTTCTCGCAACCGCTCAAACAGGCGGTGATACAGCAGTCGCGACTGGCCACGTCCCGCCGCGAATCGCTGCTTGACGCGGTCGACGCCGAACGCGACGCGCTCGAACGGAGTCGGAATCGACTTCGCGAGATCGACGAAACCGTCGCGGAGGATTCGACCGGTACGGAGGACGACTCGACCGACGCGGTCGATCGGGAGAGCGACTCGCCGCTCTCGACGTACACCCTCACGGAACTCTTCGAGTACGAACGGCGACTGCAGCGTTGTCTCAGCCGATACGAGCAACTACATCGGGACCGACAGCACGAGATTCACTCGAACGATGCCTCCCGGTCGAAGACCGGTTACCCGTTCTTGCAGCTCTACCTCTACGAGTCTCTCGAGGCCGACTTTCCGGTATTGGCGGCCGTTACGGAACGGTGTGAACGACTCCGAGCGCGGCGGGACGCGGTCCGTCGAGCGATTACGTACCGATGA
- a CDS encoding hemolysin family protein, translated as MLVGAVAGGLLPSDLVAPAGVAALLVLLVLSGFFSSAEIAMFSLAQHRIEALVEDGTPGAETVQALKDDPHRLLVTILVGNNLVNIAMSSIATGLFAMYMSQGRAVLAATFGVTAVVLLFGESAPKSYAIENTESWALSVARPLKISEYALFPLVITFDWLTRVINRLTGGGTAVEESYVTREELRNLIRTGESEGIIETDEREMLQRVFRFTDTIAKEVMTPRLDVTAVAREASVDEAVAKCVESGHTRLPVYDGDLDTVVGVVELGDLVRDRQYGETEDETLELYLEETLHVPESKQVDELFREMRQQRVEQVVVIDEFGTTEGIVTTEDIVEAIVGEILETQEDEPIEVVDDRTVRVNGEVNIEDVNDALEIDLPEGEEFETIAGFVFNLAGRLVEPGETFTYDGVDLTVETVDTTRIKRVRIVEPEPSATDDSGISATS; from the coding sequence ATGCTCGTCGGCGCAGTCGCCGGCGGCCTGCTCCCATCGGATCTCGTGGCTCCCGCCGGCGTCGCGGCGCTGCTGGTGTTGCTGGTCCTGTCAGGGTTCTTCTCCTCGGCGGAGATCGCGATGTTCTCGCTGGCCCAGCACCGCATCGAGGCGCTCGTCGAGGACGGCACTCCCGGCGCCGAGACCGTCCAGGCGCTCAAGGACGATCCCCATCGGCTGCTGGTGACGATCCTCGTCGGGAACAACCTCGTCAACATCGCGATGTCGTCGATCGCGACCGGACTGTTCGCGATGTACATGAGCCAGGGCCGAGCGGTGCTGGCGGCGACGTTCGGCGTGACGGCCGTCGTCCTGCTGTTCGGCGAGAGTGCTCCCAAGTCCTACGCCATCGAGAACACCGAATCGTGGGCGCTGTCGGTCGCTCGTCCCCTCAAAATCTCGGAGTACGCGCTGTTTCCGCTCGTGATCACGTTCGACTGGCTGACCCGCGTAATCAATCGGCTGACCGGCGGCGGTACGGCCGTCGAAGAGTCGTACGTGACCCGCGAGGAACTCCGGAACCTGATCCGGACCGGCGAGAGCGAGGGGATCATCGAGACCGACGAGCGCGAGATGCTCCAGCGCGTGTTCCGGTTCACCGACACCATCGCCAAAGAGGTGATGACGCCGCGACTCGACGTCACCGCGGTCGCTCGAGAGGCCAGCGTCGACGAGGCCGTCGCGAAATGCGTCGAGAGCGGCCACACCCGCCTGCCGGTCTACGACGGCGACCTCGACACCGTCGTCGGCGTCGTCGAACTCGGCGACCTCGTCCGCGACCGTCAGTACGGCGAGACCGAAGACGAAACCCTCGAACTGTACCTCGAGGAGACGCTGCACGTACCGGAGAGCAAGCAGGTCGACGAACTGTTCCGCGAGATGCGCCAGCAGCGCGTCGAGCAGGTCGTCGTCATCGACGAGTTCGGAACGACGGAAGGGATCGTCACGACCGAGGACATCGTCGAGGCGATCGTCGGCGAGATCCTGGAGACGCAGGAGGACGAACCAATCGAGGTCGTCGACGACCGAACCGTTCGCGTCAACGGCGAGGTCAACATCGAGGACGTCAACGACGCCCTCGAGATCGACCTGCCGGAGGGCGAGGAGTTCGAGACGATCGCCGGCTTCGTCTTCAATCTCGCCGGCCGACTGGTCGAACCCGGCGAGACGTTCACGTACGACGGTGTCGATCTCACGGTCGAAACCGTCGATACGACGCGCATCAAACGCGTTCGGATCGTCGAACCGGAACCGTCGGCGACTGATGACTCCGGTATCTCCGCGACGAGTTGA